A region of Desulforegula conservatrix Mb1Pa DNA encodes the following proteins:
- a CDS encoding M48 family metallopeptidase, with protein sequence MNSKKQNLYIDRLIRTRRKSVSITITPKSEIIVRAPLGLSDEIIFDIVLKKHAWIKDKIGQISNIKEKAFAPGESFPFLGSSYILQSTLNRNNIGVNGDRLEIPESFLHDAEKKLFEWYKNQALKILSERCAMVSEKTGIRPSSLKITGAKKRWGSCGHRGNINLSWRLAMCPVEVIDYVIVHELAHIKVRNHSKLFWDKVEELLPDYREQELWLKKNSRSMNF encoded by the coding sequence ATGAACTCAAAAAAACAGAATCTTTACATTGACAGACTGATCAGAACAAGGCGAAAGTCGGTTTCCATAACGATTACCCCGAAATCAGAAATTATAGTCAGAGCACCACTTGGACTAAGTGATGAAATCATTTTTGACATTGTTCTTAAGAAACACGCATGGATAAAGGACAAAATTGGACAGATAAGCAACATCAAAGAAAAGGCTTTCGCTCCAGGCGAGAGTTTCCCCTTCCTCGGATCAAGTTATATTCTTCAATCCACCTTAAACAGAAACAATATTGGTGTTAACGGTGACCGTTTAGAAATCCCGGAATCCTTTCTCCATGATGCTGAAAAAAAGCTCTTTGAATGGTATAAAAATCAAGCATTGAAAATTCTGTCCGAGAGATGCGCCATGGTGTCCGAAAAGACGGGCATAAGACCCTCAAGCCTCAAAATAACAGGCGCAAAAAAAAGATGGGGCTCGTGCGGTCACAGGGGGAATATCAATCTGTCATGGAGACTTGCAATGTGCCCGGTTGAGGTAATTGATTATGTGATTGTACATGAACTCGCCCACATTAAGGTCAGAAACCACTCCAAACTTTTCTGGGACAAGGTTGAAGAACTTTTGCCTGACTACAGGGAGCAGGAATTATGGCTTAAAAAAAATTCAAGAAGCATGAATTTTTAA
- a CDS encoding CBS and ACT domain-containing protein, with protein sequence MLVKKWMTKDVITVNADDSMQHAIHILKEHKLRLLPVMDKGELVGIISDGDLKKASPSDATSLDIHELIYLTSKIKIKDLMKKNPYRISPDTSAEEAAAIMLEKRISGLPVTDDKGKLEGIITKSDIFRLLISLTCLAGRGIQIAIQLKDNPGSIKEMRDIIHQFKGRTASVLSSSEKSPDGFINVYLRIYDIERNTIPSILEEMKKHGELLYVIDHKDNTRQIFEV encoded by the coding sequence ATGCTGGTCAAAAAATGGATGACAAAGGACGTGATTACGGTCAATGCAGATGACTCGATGCAGCACGCTATTCATATATTAAAAGAGCACAAACTGCGCCTTCTTCCAGTAATGGACAAGGGAGAGCTCGTTGGCATCATCAGCGACGGAGACCTTAAAAAGGCGTCACCGTCAGATGCTACCAGCCTTGATATTCATGAGCTCATTTATCTGACATCAAAAATAAAAATCAAAGATCTCATGAAAAAGAACCCTTACAGAATTTCTCCTGATACTTCTGCCGAGGAAGCTGCGGCTATAATGCTGGAAAAGCGAATTTCAGGACTGCCTGTTACTGATGACAAGGGAAAACTTGAGGGAATAATAACCAAAAGCGATATTTTCAGACTCCTAATATCCCTGACATGCCTGGCTGGAAGGGGAATCCAGATAGCGATCCAGCTCAAGGACAATCCTGGATCCATAAAGGAAATGAGGGATATAATCCATCAGTTCAAGGGAAGAACAGCTAGCGTTTTAAGTTCGTCTGAAAAGAGTCCCGATGGATTCATAAACGTATACTTAAGGATTTATGACATAGAAAGGAACACGATCCCCTCCATTCTTGAAGAGATGAAAAAACATGGGGAATTACTTTACGTAATAGATCACAAGGACAACACCAGACAGATATTTGAGGTTTAG
- the argS gene encoding arginine--tRNA ligase: MILEVLRSTVSEALKKANADGSLTIDIAGMPEIMLEEPKIEAHGDFSTNLAMTMAKSQKMPPRKVAEILLPLIDTEKSIIEKVEIAGPGFINFYLKKDAWLPVLDEVLKDGKDYGRVFFGKGQKVQVEFVSANPTGPLHVGHGRGAAVGDAVADLLSFCGYDVVKEYYINDSGRQISTLGGSVYLRFKELHGEKIEFPEDYYQGDYIIDLAKELDGIRGAEILSLPEADGRLICARYAADQIMEGIKDDLNAFGVNHNKWYSEQSLYDSGKVEKAIEDLKARGVIYENDGAWWFRTTDYGDEKDRVVVRSNGDTTYFASDIAYHMEKYERGFDRVIDVWGADHHGYIPRMNACIQASGNSKDKFNVILVQLVALLRAGEPVAMSTRTGEFVTLKEVVDETGKDAARFMFLMRHYDSHLDFDLELAKKKTNENPVYYVQYVHARIASILKKALDEGRAACVSSDASGLIETEEEMRMIKAMARYSQIVGLAGKNLEPHRITFYLMDLAGLFHAFYNKHKVLTEDASVASARLLLISAVQTVIRNGLSLLGISAPEHM, translated from the coding sequence ATGATTCTTGAAGTTCTACGCAGTACTGTTTCTGAGGCCCTTAAAAAGGCGAACGCAGACGGAAGCCTTACAATTGATATAGCGGGCATGCCAGAGATTATGCTTGAAGAGCCGAAGATTGAGGCTCATGGTGATTTTTCCACAAATCTTGCAATGACAATGGCAAAATCCCAGAAAATGCCGCCGAGAAAGGTTGCTGAAATACTTCTCCCTTTAATCGATACTGAAAAAAGTATTATTGAAAAGGTTGAGATAGCAGGTCCGGGTTTCATCAATTTCTATCTTAAAAAAGATGCCTGGCTGCCTGTACTCGATGAAGTTCTGAAAGACGGTAAGGATTATGGTCGGGTGTTTTTCGGAAAAGGACAGAAAGTCCAGGTTGAATTCGTAAGCGCAAATCCCACAGGGCCGCTTCATGTAGGTCATGGAAGAGGAGCAGCCGTTGGTGATGCTGTTGCTGACCTTCTTTCATTCTGCGGATACGACGTGGTCAAGGAATACTATATAAATGATTCAGGCCGTCAGATAAGTACCCTTGGCGGTTCAGTATATTTAAGGTTCAAAGAGCTTCATGGCGAGAAAATAGAGTTCCCTGAAGATTATTACCAGGGCGATTATATCATTGACCTTGCAAAGGAACTTGACGGGATTCGCGGGGCCGAGATTCTGTCCCTGCCTGAAGCAGATGGACGGCTTATCTGTGCAAGATATGCCGCTGACCAGATAATGGAAGGCATAAAAGATGATCTCAATGCTTTTGGCGTAAATCACAATAAATGGTACAGTGAGCAGAGTCTCTATGATTCTGGCAAAGTTGAAAAAGCCATAGAAGATCTTAAAGCGCGGGGCGTTATCTATGAAAACGACGGCGCATGGTGGTTCAGAACAACTGATTACGGCGATGAAAAAGACAGGGTTGTTGTAAGAAGTAATGGGGATACCACATATTTTGCCTCTGACATTGCCTATCATATGGAAAAATATGAGCGCGGTTTTGACAGGGTAATAGATGTCTGGGGCGCGGATCACCACGGTTATATTCCGAGGATGAACGCATGCATCCAGGCTTCAGGGAATTCAAAAGACAAATTCAATGTCATCCTTGTCCAGCTTGTCGCTCTTTTAAGGGCTGGCGAGCCAGTTGCCATGTCCACAAGAACCGGGGAATTCGTTACCTTGAAGGAAGTAGTGGACGAGACAGGAAAGGATGCCGCGCGTTTCATGTTCCTCATGCGTCATTATGACAGCCACCTTGACTTTGACCTTGAGCTGGCCAAGAAAAAAACAAATGAAAATCCTGTTTATTATGTGCAGTATGTCCATGCCAGAATAGCGAGCATACTTAAGAAGGCATTAGATGAAGGCAGGGCAGCATGCGTTTCATCTGATGCGTCGGGTCTTATTGAAACCGAAGAAGAAATGAGAATGATAAAGGCTATGGCAAGGTATTCCCAGATTGTGGGTCTTGCCGGCAAGAATCTGGAGCCTCACAGAATCACTTTTTATCTTATGGATCTGGCCGGTCTTTTCCATGCTTTTTATAACAAGCACAAGGTTCTGACCGAAGATGCCTCGGTTGCATCGGCAAGGCTTCTTCTCATTTCAGCAGTTCAGACTGTAATACGAAACGGGCTGAGCCTTCTTGGAATATCTGCTCCGGAACATATGTGA
- a CDS encoding SPOR domain-containing protein, whose translation MTIEFDRKEGTEPEFPGKKKKTVTLERRVIFGWWIFLTSVAAWMFYLGILVGRESAPVYFDSHQLDFDLMAMVSSAVNPESTDVVLPETTESQELEFFEALKDNKGGSKKIEELASLQSKAKLAALEPERLPSTSKAANKDSDKEEGVSKTPADSSDNGNASKSKSISPVKPGEKTVASAKEVKAAQEKTDKKTDVKKPEDKKTDDKKTVEIKTGDKKHTEIKTDASKTDTKKPEKEKTPGSVKKDSKPAVDTARNTQQKQDTKAASASDKTKDSKKQTDVKTIMQDIAAKKAEKPTDSVAVTTLDQLKNQTIAKEQPQKIVEPVKQEKPKEATATKAGAVKTENKTADKQTVNKEQSKPVKYSIQAGAYTTQNDADAYAKKLSGAGYSTSVVKGKGSDGKEWYRIRVGTYGDKQKAVKMAETIKGAGFPAMVINVPQE comes from the coding sequence ATGACCATTGAGTTTGATAGAAAAGAAGGAACTGAACCTGAATTTCCGGGTAAGAAGAAAAAGACGGTTACACTTGAGCGAAGAGTGATCTTTGGCTGGTGGATTTTTCTTACTTCTGTGGCTGCGTGGATGTTTTATCTTGGAATACTCGTGGGCAGGGAAAGCGCTCCCGTGTATTTTGATTCTCACCAGCTTGATTTCGATCTCATGGCCATGGTTAGCTCCGCCGTAAATCCTGAAAGTACGGATGTTGTTTTGCCTGAAACAACCGAATCCCAGGAGCTGGAGTTTTTTGAGGCTTTGAAGGATAATAAGGGCGGAAGTAAAAAAATTGAAGAACTGGCGTCTCTTCAGTCAAAAGCCAAGCTGGCTGCGCTTGAGCCTGAAAGGCTTCCTTCAACTTCAAAAGCGGCAAATAAGGATTCTGATAAAGAGGAAGGTGTTTCAAAGACTCCGGCTGATTCATCTGATAATGGCAATGCTTCAAAGTCCAAAAGCATTTCGCCTGTAAAACCGGGTGAAAAAACGGTTGCTTCTGCCAAAGAAGTGAAAGCAGCGCAGGAAAAAACTGACAAGAAGACTGATGTAAAAAAGCCGGAAGATAAAAAGACTGACGATAAAAAAACAGTTGAAATAAAGACAGGCGATAAAAAACATACTGAAATTAAGACTGATGCCTCAAAAACAGATACTAAGAAGCCTGAAAAAGAAAAAACGCCTGGCTCAGTGAAAAAAGACTCGAAGCCTGCGGTTGATACGGCAAGAAATACCCAGCAAAAACAGGATACAAAGGCTGCCTCTGCTTCTGACAAAACAAAGGATTCTAAAAAGCAGACAGATGTAAAAACTATTATGCAGGACATTGCAGCAAAAAAAGCTGAAAAGCCTACAGACTCAGTTGCTGTAACGACTTTGGATCAGTTGAAGAATCAGACAATAGCTAAAGAGCAGCCTCAGAAAATTGTCGAGCCGGTGAAGCAGGAAAAACCAAAGGAAGCAACTGCTACCAAAGCAGGGGCTGTTAAAACAGAAAATAAAACTGCCGACAAGCAGACCGTGAATAAAGAGCAGTCAAAGCCGGTCAAGTACTCGATACAGGCCGGGGCATACACAACCCAGAATGATGCCGACGCATACGCCAAAAAACTATCCGGTGCCGGATACAGCACTTCCGTTGTTAAAGGCAAGGGTAGTGATGGCAAAGAATGGTACAGAATCCGGGTGGGTACATACGGCGACAAGCAAAAGGCTGTGAAAATGGCTGAAACCATCAAGGGCGCCGGATTTCCGGCCATGGTCATTAACGTTCCTCAGGAATAA
- the gatC gene encoding Asp-tRNA(Asn)/Glu-tRNA(Gln) amidotransferase subunit GatC, which translates to MKITKEQVVQVAHLARLEVDEADMERIAEQIDKILEYIDTLAKADTEGVEPSFQGIDHDTAFREDVPVGHVGQENATANAPSSEDGYFIVPKVIG; encoded by the coding sequence ATGAAGATTACAAAAGAACAGGTAGTGCAGGTTGCCCATCTTGCCCGTCTTGAAGTGGATGAGGCAGATATGGAAAGAATAGCCGAGCAGATTGATAAGATTCTTGAATATATTGACACGCTCGCTAAGGCTGACACAGAAGGCGTTGAGCCTTCGTTCCAGGGTATAGATCATGATACGGCTTTCAGGGAAGATGTTCCTGTAGGTCATGTCGGTCAGGAAAATGCCACAGCCAACGCTCCTTCTTCGGAGGACGGATATTTCATTGTTCCAAAGGTTATAGGATAA
- the gatA gene encoding Asp-tRNA(Asn)/Glu-tRNA(Gln) amidotransferase subunit GatA, which translates to MKLHELKIHEAHELLKKKEISSSELTQSVLGRIREIEEKVGAYITVDEDFSMAQAIAADKVISEGNIKTLTGIPLGIKDLICTKGMKTTCGSKFLDDFVPPYDATVMAKLYSDGAVVSGKLNMDEFAMGSSTENSAMKLTRNPWDLSRIPGGSSGGSAAAVAADMCLGSLGSDTGGSIRQPASHCGVVGIKPTYGSVSRYGLVAYASSLDQIGPITKDVRDSAILMNAICGFDGKDSTSARREFPDFVSAINNAGDNLKGIRIGLPEEYNNAEGLDPDVAESVKKSMKIMESLGAEFVPVSLPNTKYAVAVYYVIAPCEASSNLARYDGVRYGRRAEDTEGGIIGMYKATRLKGLGEEVKRRIIIGTYALSEGYYDAYYGKAAQVRTLIKQDFNKAFEKCDMILSPVAPTPAFKIGEKTGDPLTMYLSDIFTLSTNLAGIPGISVPCGYSKEGLPIGLQLQAGYFCEEKLLKAAYVFEKAAALEKRKPAIK; encoded by the coding sequence ATGAAACTGCATGAACTGAAAATACATGAAGCACATGAGCTTCTTAAGAAAAAGGAAATTTCCTCAAGCGAGCTGACCCAGTCAGTTCTTGGAAGAATAAGAGAAATTGAGGAAAAAGTCGGCGCCTATATCACAGTTGACGAAGACTTTTCCATGGCCCAGGCCATTGCCGCTGACAAAGTAATTTCAGAAGGGAATATTAAAACCCTCACAGGGATTCCTTTGGGTATCAAGGATCTTATCTGCACAAAGGGAATGAAGACAACCTGCGGCTCGAAATTTCTCGATGATTTTGTTCCACCCTATGACGCCACAGTCATGGCAAAACTCTACTCAGACGGTGCTGTCGTTTCTGGAAAGCTCAATATGGATGAGTTTGCCATGGGGTCATCCACAGAGAATTCTGCGATGAAGCTGACAAGAAATCCCTGGGATCTTTCAAGAATTCCCGGAGGCTCCAGCGGCGGTTCTGCTGCGGCTGTCGCTGCTGACATGTGTCTGGGGTCTCTTGGCTCTGATACGGGCGGATCCATTCGTCAGCCAGCCTCGCATTGCGGAGTTGTGGGAATCAAGCCGACTTACGGAAGCGTTTCCCGTTACGGTCTTGTAGCATATGCGTCATCCCTTGACCAGATCGGCCCGATAACTAAGGATGTAAGGGATTCTGCAATCCTCATGAACGCGATCTGCGGTTTTGATGGGAAGGATTCAACCTCGGCAAGAAGGGAATTCCCTGATTTCGTATCAGCAATAAATAATGCGGGTGACAATCTCAAGGGCATCAGAATAGGGCTTCCTGAGGAATACAATAACGCCGAAGGCCTTGATCCTGACGTTGCCGAGTCAGTAAAAAAATCCATGAAAATAATGGAGTCTCTGGGCGCTGAATTTGTTCCTGTAAGTCTTCCAAATACAAAATACGCCGTTGCTGTCTATTATGTAATAGCTCCCTGTGAGGCAAGCTCCAATCTGGCCAGATACGATGGCGTAAGATACGGCAGAAGAGCGGAGGACACTGAAGGCGGAATCATCGGCATGTATAAGGCCACTCGTCTTAAAGGGCTTGGAGAAGAGGTTAAGAGAAGAATCATAATAGGAACATATGCCCTTTCCGAAGGCTATTATGACGCTTACTACGGCAAAGCTGCCCAGGTGAGGACTCTTATCAAGCAGGATTTCAATAAGGCTTTTGAAAAATGCGACATGATCCTTTCGCCTGTTGCTCCAACTCCTGCATTCAAGATTGGAGAAAAGACCGGTGATCCTCTGACCATGTATCTTTCGGATATTTTTACGCTTTCCACAAATCTTGCGGGTATTCCGGGAATCAGCGTGCCATGCGGATATTCCAAAGAAGGTCTGCCCATCGGTCTTCAGCTCCAGGCAGGATATTTCTGCGAGGAAAAACTTCTCAAGGCGGCTTATGTTTTTGAAAAAGCTGCGGCGCTTGAGAAACGAAAACCAGCTATAAAATAA
- the mutL gene encoding DNA mismatch repair endonuclease MutL: MSRVRVLPDIIINKIAAGEVVERPASIVKELVENSLDAGSTRIFVDIEDGGKRQIKISDNGEGMEYEDALLAIERHATSKIISDADLFSINTLGFRGEALPSIASISRFSLETKTKTSQSGVSIHINGGKILNVEDSGCAPGTIISVKDIFFNTPARRKFLKTSPTEMAHITEILTCLALPWPSVNFRLSGDGKVVKNLPAVVSPFERAVDVLGRDLRGKMLYVERETEHVTLSGWISEPDVTRGSGQKIYIFVNGRYVKDRGIIHAMCDAYKGSLMKGRFPMAVLFMDLPNGTVDVNVHPTKQEVRFSNQRDIYGAVRAACHDALMKREAARNVPQRPQGSLAISNRAPKPYEPPIFRNTESYAKPVIPDITAKNADRVSSGKLSHDKLYSDKLPADKNDLPDKERQSLFKSAESASKDIKIPDVQELKASFDKTSFKENLPCDNDSLSKPVVEQEVQNLKQDQDLNRDLNLSQDLNGQGSIDEYRAEPEEQGYAEVLESLVTDDKAISADLSENMDLETQEANKDDYRYGEKASEAHSIFSSLKIIGQFKKSYILCDSASGLVIFDQHAAHERVVYERFQQMASGKLRPSVQRLLMPEIVEFSPKETLVLMEILQELSTSGIEIEHFGENSFAVRAVPSLLPENRIKDLLQDIIDRLIEFSGKKPDHEEIFGECFAVMACHAAIRSGHELAASDMKNLLNDLSLCGNPFHCPHGRPVYMVLSGDEMEKKFGRKG; the protein is encoded by the coding sequence ATGTCAAGAGTCAGAGTCCTTCCTGATATAATAATAAATAAAATTGCCGCCGGAGAAGTGGTTGAAAGACCTGCGTCCATAGTCAAGGAACTTGTGGAGAACAGCCTTGACGCCGGAAGCACAAGGATTTTTGTTGATATTGAAGATGGCGGAAAAAGGCAGATAAAGATTTCTGACAACGGAGAAGGCATGGAATATGAAGATGCCCTTCTCGCCATTGAAAGACACGCCACAAGCAAGATCATATCAGACGCGGATCTTTTTTCCATAAACACCCTTGGTTTCAGGGGCGAGGCTCTTCCAAGCATAGCATCTATTTCAAGATTCAGCCTGGAGACAAAGACAAAGACTTCGCAATCAGGCGTTTCTATTCATATTAATGGTGGGAAAATTCTGAATGTCGAAGACTCAGGATGCGCTCCCGGCACAATCATCTCTGTCAAAGATATTTTTTTCAACACTCCGGCAAGACGCAAATTCCTCAAAACTTCACCTACTGAAATGGCCCATATTACGGAGATTCTGACATGTCTTGCTCTTCCCTGGCCATCTGTAAATTTCAGGCTTTCAGGAGACGGAAAAGTTGTTAAGAATCTTCCTGCGGTTGTTTCTCCTTTTGAAAGGGCTGTGGATGTTCTTGGCAGGGATCTAAGGGGCAAGATGCTCTATGTCGAGCGCGAGACTGAACACGTTACTCTTTCGGGCTGGATTTCGGAACCTGATGTGACAAGGGGATCAGGGCAGAAAATATATATTTTCGTAAATGGCCGATATGTAAAGGACAGGGGCATTATCCACGCCATGTGCGATGCCTATAAAGGAAGCCTGATGAAGGGACGGTTTCCGATGGCAGTTCTTTTCATGGATCTTCCGAATGGTACTGTTGACGTGAATGTGCATCCGACAAAGCAGGAAGTACGGTTTTCAAACCAGAGGGATATATATGGGGCAGTAAGGGCAGCATGCCATGATGCGCTCATGAAAAGAGAAGCAGCGCGAAATGTTCCCCAGAGACCGCAGGGCAGTCTGGCAATTTCCAACAGAGCTCCAAAACCGTATGAGCCTCCTATTTTCAGAAATACTGAATCCTATGCTAAGCCAGTAATCCCGGACATTACAGCTAAGAATGCTGACAGGGTATCTTCTGGCAAGCTGTCCCATGATAAGCTGTATAGTGATAAGCTGCCTGCTGATAAAAATGACTTGCCAGATAAAGAACGGCAATCTCTTTTCAAATCAGCGGAAAGCGCGTCAAAAGATATAAAAATACCAGATGTTCAGGAACTTAAGGCCTCTTTTGACAAGACTTCTTTTAAGGAAAATCTGCCCTGTGATAATGATTCTTTGTCAAAGCCTGTAGTTGAGCAAGAAGTCCAGAACCTTAAACAAGATCAGGATTTGAATCGAGATCTTAATTTGAGTCAAGACTTGAACGGACAGGGCAGCATCGATGAATATCGTGCAGAGCCAGAAGAGCAGGGATATGCCGAAGTTCTTGAATCCTTGGTGACAGATGACAAGGCCATATCCGCAGATTTATCTGAGAATATGGATCTGGAGACTCAGGAAGCCAATAAGGATGACTATAGATATGGAGAAAAAGCTTCTGAAGCACATTCCATATTCTCTTCCCTGAAAATAATTGGCCAGTTTAAAAAATCTTATATTTTATGTGATTCTGCTTCTGGCCTTGTGATCTTTGATCAGCACGCAGCACATGAACGCGTTGTTTATGAGAGATTCCAGCAGATGGCTTCAGGGAAGCTGCGTCCATCTGTCCAAAGGCTTCTTATGCCGGAGATTGTTGAATTTTCGCCCAAGGAGACCCTTGTGCTCATGGAAATTCTTCAGGAACTTTCAACATCCGGTATTGAAATTGAGCATTTCGGGGAGAATTCATTTGCTGTCAGGGCTGTGCCGTCTCTTCTGCCTGAAAACAGGATCAAGGATCTTCTCCAGGATATTATTGACAGACTTATAGAGTTCAGCGGGAAAAAGCCGGATCATGAAGAAATTTTCGGAGAGTGTTTTGCGGTGATGGCCTGCCACGCTGCCATAAGAAGCGGCCACGAACTTGCTGCTTCTGACATGAAAAATCTTCTTAATGATCTTTCATTGTGTGGGAATCCATTTCATTGTCCCCATGGAAGACCTGTCTATATGGTTTTGTCCGGGGACGAGATGGAGAAAAAATTCGGCAGAAAAGGGTGA
- a CDS encoding PilZ domain-containing protein: MIIDERRQRNRVVFETRVNVKSLDETFISEGTSKNIGMGGIYIEIPDFLGPQTPCDVEIVLNARHSHIILHTKGAVSRIDDKGMAVKFDNDLEWWALFAIYGQYGNPSGKLFAA, from the coding sequence ATGATCATAGATGAAAGAAGACAGAGAAACAGGGTGGTTTTCGAGACCAGGGTAAATGTCAAATCCCTGGATGAGACATTCATATCCGAGGGCACCTCGAAAAATATCGGCATGGGAGGAATCTACATAGAAATCCCTGATTTTTTAGGGCCTCAAACGCCATGCGATGTGGAAATTGTACTGAATGCCAGGCACAGCCATATAATTCTCCATACCAAGGGGGCTGTATCAAGAATAGATGACAAAGGAATGGCCGTGAAATTTGATAATGACCTTGAATGGTGGGCTCTTTTTGCCATTTACGGCCAATACGGCAATCCTTCCGGCAAACTTTTCGCCGCCTAA
- a CDS encoding manganese efflux pump MntP — translation MGLAELMAIAVALAMDAFSVAIASGASMKSVSLRQTFRLAWHFGLFQALMPVIGWLAGKSIVRYVSEFDHWVAFVLLLFVGLNMIRNSFSGGDDEEAERKDPTKGGTLIILSVATSIDALAVGFSISMAGVDIMMPAAVIGIVALVFTAGGLHLGRKIGQIPKLGAFSEVFGGLALIGIGIRILYEHGIRLPF, via the coding sequence ATGGGTTTAGCAGAATTGATGGCAATAGCCGTTGCCCTTGCCATGGACGCATTCTCCGTAGCTATCGCATCGGGCGCGTCAATGAAGTCTGTCAGTCTCAGGCAGACATTCAGACTCGCCTGGCATTTCGGGCTTTTTCAGGCATTGATGCCTGTTATCGGATGGCTGGCCGGAAAGAGCATAGTTCGATACGTTTCGGAATTTGATCACTGGGTGGCTTTTGTTCTGCTTCTTTTTGTCGGACTCAATATGATAAGAAATTCCTTTTCAGGAGGGGATGACGAAGAAGCGGAACGTAAGGACCCCACAAAGGGCGGAACCCTTATAATACTCTCTGTCGCAACAAGTATAGACGCGCTTGCCGTGGGTTTCAGCATTTCAATGGCAGGCGTTGATATAATGATGCCGGCAGCTGTTATAGGCATTGTGGCCCTTGTTTTTACGGCAGGAGGCCTTCACCTTGGCAGAAAAATAGGCCAGATTCCAAAGTTAGGGGCTTTCTCCGAAGTTTTCGGAGGGCTTGCGCTTATTGGTATTGGGATCAGAATTCTCTATGAGCACGGCATCAGGCTGCCTTTTTGA
- a CDS encoding protein-glutamate methylesterase/protein-glutamine glutaminase — protein MPKKIRVLIVDDSAIVRETLKSILESDPAIEVMGTAPDPFAAADKIRLEVPDVITLDVEMPRMDGITFLHKIMSQHPIPVVMCSSLTEKGCETTLKALEYGAVEIIQKPKLGTKQFLLESSIAICDAVKAASVVRPKAIGQVRKIEKKLSADVIIPKPSTWAMAQTTERIVAVGASTGGTEALKVFLEAFPVDCPGIVIVQHMPENFTAAFARRLNSTCRIEVKEAENGDTVLRGRALIAPGNKHTLLKRSGARYYVEIKEGPLVSRHRPSVDVLFRSTARYAGANAVGVIMTGMGDDGAQGMLEMKQAGAYNIAQDEASCIVFGMPNEAIKKGGVDRILPLNAIPNAVINLCS, from the coding sequence ATGCCGAAAAAAATCCGCGTTCTTATAGTTGATGATTCAGCCATTGTAAGGGAAACCCTGAAATCAATCCTTGAATCTGATCCTGCAATAGAGGTCATGGGAACAGCGCCGGATCCTTTTGCGGCAGCTGACAAAATCAGACTGGAAGTCCCTGATGTAATAACCCTTGATGTGGAAATGCCGCGCATGGACGGCATTACTTTTCTGCATAAAATAATGTCCCAGCACCCAATCCCCGTGGTCATGTGCTCAAGCCTCACTGAAAAAGGATGCGAAACCACACTCAAGGCCCTTGAATACGGAGCTGTTGAAATAATCCAGAAGCCCAAACTCGGCACAAAACAGTTTCTGCTGGAATCATCCATAGCCATATGCGATGCGGTAAAAGCAGCTTCTGTCGTGCGTCCCAAAGCGATCGGACAAGTCAGGAAAATCGAAAAAAAGCTTTCCGCTGATGTGATAATTCCAAAGCCGTCTACATGGGCAATGGCCCAGACAACGGAGAGAATAGTTGCGGTGGGGGCCTCAACAGGCGGTACTGAGGCGCTCAAGGTTTTCCTCGAAGCGTTTCCTGTTGACTGCCCTGGAATCGTCATAGTTCAGCATATGCCTGAGAATTTCACGGCAGCCTTTGCAAGGAGACTCAATTCAACGTGCAGGATAGAAGTCAAGGAAGCTGAAAACGGAGACACCGTTCTCAGGGGAAGAGCACTCATAGCTCCCGGCAACAAGCACACACTCCTGAAAAGAAGCGGGGCAAGGTATTATGTCGAAATAAAGGAAGGGCCGCTTGTGAGCCGCCACAGACCGTCTGTGGATGTTCTTTTCAGATCAACCGCAAGATATGCGGGAGCCAACGCGGTTGGAGTCATAATGACCGGCATGGGCGATGACGGCGCCCAGGGAATGCTTGAGATGAAACAGGCAGGAGCTTACAATATCGCCCAGGACGAGGCTTCATGCATAGTATTTGGAATGCCGAACGAAGCCATAAAAAAGGGCGGCGTGGACAGGATTCTGCCACTTAACGCCATCCCGAACGCAGTCATAAATCTTTGTTCATGA